The Juglans microcarpa x Juglans regia isolate MS1-56 chromosome 2S, Jm3101_v1.0, whole genome shotgun sequence genome has a window encoding:
- the LOC121251864 gene encoding LOW QUALITY PROTEIN: switch-associated protein 70 (The sequence of the model RefSeq protein was modified relative to this genomic sequence to represent the inferred CDS: inserted 1 base in 1 codon) — protein sequence MASNVATPRAGDADSSLEKIKRQLASGSGRNLLQGPLLKRSETLRKWNERWVILDPTTGRMEYKIRRNEPAVKGSIIFDANSTITISPVNFHGLPKYDGCCFYIGXPQKKDYFLCAETPGAARAWVSTLHATQLVLKAHKEAVNSLSGNGSAKLGTVATVVSAANSTALECSKEIEAAMQISLRNALGMVTNKTSDGPMDDLAIMRETLRVKDEELQNLARDLRARDLTIKDIADKLSETAEAAEAAASAAHTMDEQRRIACAEIERLKRDSEKQLESSMSKLKESEQKVMAVNREREQLSKQRDSAIQEAHMWRSELAKARERVVILEAAVVRAEEKVRVTEADAEARIKEAIQKESTAVNEKQELLAYVNKLQAQLQRQQIDTKQIFEEKTESCSGIDNTLPLTKHVDLSEENVDKACLSVSRAIPVSGESVVHMAADQVNLHIHDGEWSDIQANEARIADVREVAPETEGSSLDIPVVSNHHEQGANSFHRP from the exons ATGGCCTCCAATGTTGCTACACCG AGAGCCGGGGATGCAGACAGTAGCTTGGAGAAGATCAAGCGGCAGTTGGCATCCGGTTCCGGCAGGAACTTGCTGCAGGGCCCTCTTCTCAAGCGATCCGAGACC CTGAGGAAATGGAACGAGCGGTGGGTGATCTTGGACCCAACGACTGGAAGAATGGAATACAA GATCAGGAGAAATGAGCCAGCTGTTAAGGGATCCATTATATTTGATGCAAATAGCACGATTACCATATCTCCTGTCAACTTCCA TGGACTACCAAAGTATGATGGCTGTTGTTTCT ATATTG ACCCCCAGAAAAAGGACTACTTCCTTTGTGCAGAGACTCCTGGTGCGGCTAGAGCTTGGGTATCAACTTTACA TGCAACACAGTTGGTTCTGAAGGCCCATAAAGAGGCTGTGAATTCCTTAAGTGGGAATGGTTCTGCAAAATTAGGAACAGTTGCAACTGTAGTTTCTGCTGCTAATTCGACAGCCCTTGAATGTTCTAAAGAAATTGAAGCAGCAATGCAGATTTCTTTAAGAAATGCTCTAGGAATGGTGACAAATAAAACAAGCGATGGTCCAATGGATGATCTAGCAATCATGAGG GAGACACTGCGAGTCAAGGATGAAGAACTGCAGAATTTGGCTCGGGACCTTCGTGCACGGGATTTAACAATAAAAGATATAGCAGATAAATTATCTGAGACTGCCGAAGCTGCTGAGGCTGCTGCATCTGCTGCTCATACAATGGATGAACAAAGGAGAATTGCATGTGCAGAAATTGAGCGTCTTAAAAGAGATTCAGAGAAGCAGCTGGAGTCATCTATGTCAAAG CTAAAAGAATCTGAACAAAAGGTTATGGCTGTGAATAGAGAAAGAGAGCAACTGAGTAAACAGAGAGACTCTGCTATCCAGGAGGCACATATGTGGCGTTCTGAGCTTGCAAAAGCTAGAGAGCGTGTTGTTATATTAGAAGCAGCTGTTGTGAGAGCAGAAGAAAAGGTCAGGGTTACAGAGGCAGATGCTGAAGCTAGAATAAAGGAGGCTATACAGAAAGAATCAACTGCTGTGAATGAAAAGCAAGAGCTTCTGGCATATGTAAACAAGTTACAAGCACAACTTCAAAG ACAGCAGATTGATACTAAGCAAATTTTTGAGGAGAAGACTGAGTCTTGCTCGGGTATTGATAACACTCTTCCACTGACAAAGCATGTAGACTTGTCGGAGGAGAATGTGGATAAAGCATGTCTCAGTGTTTCTAGGGCGATCCCAGTCTCCGGAGAGAGTGTAGTCCATATGGCAGCAGATCAGGTGAACCTCCACATTCATGATGGTGAATGGAGTGATATTCAGGCAAATGAGGCAAGGATAGCTGATGTAAGAGAAGTTGCTCCCGAGACTGAAGGCAGCAGCTTGGATATTCCTGTTGTTAGTAACCACCACGAACAAGGAGCGAACTCTTTTCATCGGCCTTGA